From Prosthecobacter vanneervenii:
TGGCCTCCTGTGCCGTCCCGCCCCGCCAAGCCTGGCAGCAGATCCAGACTCAGGGTCTCTTCTCTTATTACATGGGAAATGAGAGCCGCCCGCTGGGTGCTGGAAACCGCAGCACTCCTGTAGTCGTGCAGAGCAACACCCCTGCTCAGACTCCTGCTGCTCCTGTCGTGGGTCCTGACCGCCCTGCCACCCCCCCACCGGCCATGCTGAATGCTTCCACCATGCCCGTGGCGCAGACAGTCCCAGACCTTCCCGGTTATGTACGCACTCCCTTCACCAATCCGCCGCGTCTTGTGGATGTGCGTGGCATGGCTGCGGGCTCCAAGGTGGTGTGCCCCTATACCCAGCGTCCCTTCCTGGTGCCTGGCAGTGTGAGCGCCACCAGCGTGGCCTCCAGCCGCCCGAAAACTCCGGCTGAGCCAGAGCGTCCACGCACCACGCCTCCAGTGGAAGCCAACACCAATGTGGCCGCAATGACCAAGCCCGCGCCTTCTGCCCCGAGCACACCGGCTCCCGTCACAGCACCTACCACCGCCGCTCCTGAGCTGCCGTATGGTACCGCCATCGCCGGCCGCCCCGGTTTTGTGAACAGCCCCTATGCCGCCAAGCATCAGCTGGTGGACGTAACCGGCCTCCCTGTCGGTATGGAAGTGAAGTGCCCCTACACCGGCAAGCTCTTCCGCGTTCCTCCGCAGTAGGCTCCGGCTTTACCCAGCATTGCTCAATCACCCGCCCCGTCTGGAAAAAATCCGGACGGGGCTTTTCATTTTTTATCTGCGTGTACCGTGATTTGCCTTCACGCCACAACATGCGATGATGGCGCGCAATGGAATTCCCCACTGGCCCGTTGACCCTTGCGGGCCGCACGTTTTTACATTTTCTGGTCTATCTCGGGCAGCTCACCTCACTGATGAAGGAGCTGTCGATTGCCGTGCGCTCCGGTGTCTGGAGGCTGCGGCTGGTGGCGCAGCAGATTGTCTCCATCGGCTATGGTTCCCAGGCGGTGGTGATAGTGACCGGCGCCTTCACCGGGGCGGTGTTCACGTTTCAGAGCTACGCCAAGTTCAAAGATTTTGGCTTTGAGACGACGGTGGGCGCCGTGGTGTCTGTGGCGCTGTGCCGTGAGCTGGGACCAGTGCTGGCCGGACTGATGGTGGCAGGCCGTGTGGGTGCGGCGATGGCTGCCGATATCGGCACCATGAAGGTCACGGAGCAGGTGGACGCACTGCGCGTCATGGGCGTGCATCCGGTGGACTATTTGGTGCTGCCGCGCTTTCTGGCCATGATGGTCTCCATGCCCTTCCTGGTGGCGGAGAGCATTTCCTTTGGTCTCTTTGCCTCGTATCTGGTCACGAGCTTTGGCTATGACATGCCTTCGGCATGGTATCTGACCCACATGCTCGACCACACCAACATGGAGGATCTCAGCATCGGCATGATCAAAGGTTTTGTCTTCGGCATGCTGATCACTCTGATCTCCTGCCATCAGGGGCTGAATGCAGAAAATGGTGCCGTGGGTGTGGGCGCAGGTACCACGCGTGCTGTGGTGATCTCATCGCTGGTGATGCTGATCGTGAATTTCTTTCTTTCCATCCTGCTGAACTACGTCTTTCCCATCGGGACCGTCTAAGCCCATGGCTGAATCCTCCTCCAACATGACGAAGCCTGCACCCGCAGAAAGCGGACGTGCCTTCATTGAACTGATCAATGTCAGCAAGCGTTTCGGCAGCCAGGTGGTGCTCGACAACGTCAATCTCTCCCTGCAGCATGGGGAGACACTCTGCATCATCGGCCCCAGCGGCGAGGGCAAAACCGTCACGCTCAAGCACATCATCGGCCTTCTCAAGCCCGACAGCGGAGATATCTACGTGGACGGCATGCACGTGAATCGCCTCAAGGAGCGCGAGATGGCGCCCATTCGTCAGAAGGTCAGCATGCTTTTCCAGGGCGGCGCGCTCTTTGACAACCTGACTGTGGAGCAAAACGTGGCCTTCCCGCTGCTGGAGCATGGCCTCCGGGACCGTGAAGAGATCGACCGCCGGGTGCGGGCCGCGCTGCAGGCCGTAGATTTGGACGAGCACCGCTTCAAATACCCCACCAGTCTCTCTGGTGGCATGCGTAAGAGAACCGGCATCGCCCGCGCCATCATCGACCGCAGCGAGTGCATCCTGTACGACGAGCCCAACTCGGGCCTCGACCCTATCGGCTCGGACATCATTGACCAGATGATCCTGCGCATGCAGCGCCGCTACAAAGTGACCTCCGTCATCGTCACGCATGACATGCGCAGCATCTTCAAGATCGCCAACCGTGTGGCCATGCTCTACCGTGGCCAGATCCGCTTCCTCGGCACGCCCCAGGAGCTGCGGGATTCCCAAGATCAGATCGTGCAGGACTTCATCAATGGCCGCTCTGACGTGACCGGCTGACCTGCCGCATAGCTTTCTTCATCCTCATTCCACTTCATCATCTCATGATCGACAGCGACAAAAAAACCGAAATGCTCGTCGGGCTTTTCATGTTCGTCGGGCTTCTTCTGCTCGGCGGCCTCATCCTCATGTTTGGGCGTGTGCGCGAGGTCTTCAAGGACACCTACCATCTTCGCGTGGCGTTTCCAAACGCTGCCGGCATCAAGGAGGGCTCTCCGATCTTCCTCGGCGGCTCCCGCGTGGGCAAGGTGGACAAGAAACCGCAGCTCAATGACACCTTCACCGGCGTTATCCTGGATCTTGAGCTCTTCAAGGACGTGATGATCCCTGCGGACGCCTCCTTTGCCATCGGCTCCGCAGGCCTGATGGGAGATGCGCTGGTGGAGATCAAGCCCACCGGCAAGCAGACAAGCGCCTTCCTCCCGCATGACCTCGACAAGGTCATCGAAGGTGAAAAGGGCGGTGGTCTCAACGACCTGCAAAGCCAGGCTGAAAAGGTGGGCAAAAAAGTGGATGTGGTGCTGGATGACGTGCGCACCGCACTCAAGGATGTCCAGGGCGCCATGGGCAAGGTGAACAAAGAAGCGCTCTCAGACACGACGATCCAACACTTCAAAGAGGGCATCGAGCATCTGAACAACACGCTCAAACGGGTGGATGAAAAAGTGCTGGGAGACGAAAACTCCCTGGCTCTCAAGACAGCTCTGGCAGACTTCAAAGCCGCGGCAGCCAGCTTCAAGGTGGCCGCCAAAAACGTGGAGGAATCCTCCGCCAAGCTCGGACCCATGTTAGACAAGCTGGACCCTGCCATCGCCAAGGCCGACAAAGTCATGACCACGGCGGATGAATCTCTGCAGTCCATCAAGAAGGCCGCTGACAGCTTTGCCCTGGCCGCCTCTAACATCACCACCGGCAAGGGTCTGCTGGGCGCGCTCATGAACGACGAGCGCCTCATGACCGACTTCCGCGACCTGATTTACAACTTCAAGGTCAACGGCCCGCTCTGGTACAAGGACACCGCCGAAAGGCTGCGTGCGGAAGAAGCCAAGAAGCTGCATCCCGAGGAGTCCCAGCCGAAGCGTGGTATCTTCAGGTAAAAAGTATACGCTATGGCGGAGAGGGCTCGTCCCGATGCTTCGAGCCGTCGCAGAATCAATTCATCCAACGTTTTGATGGCCGGCTGGGCCGCGTGGTGTCGTGGTTGAGTTGACGGTATCTTGACGAGCCAGCTGCTCCCAAACCATGATTACGGTGTGCCGAAGATCAGGCGCATAAAGCGGCGGGTGGTATTGCCGCTGCTGAGGGTATCGCGAGCGCGCACGGTCTGCACAGGACCGTCTGTGATGACTTCCAGCGTGACTGGGTTCCAGCTGCCGAATGAGTCAGTGGACTCTGCAGAGTAGGTGACGTCCGGCAGGGCCTTGGGCCGGGTGAAGATGAGCGTGAGTCCGTTGGCATCCACCGTAGGCTGCGGTGGTGTATTGCGTGCCAGCGGATCAGTGCCCATGGCGTACTCTGCCAGATTTTTCACGCCATCGCCATCCGGGTCTGCATTGTCGGCGGAAAGACCTGCGGAGATCTGGCCGGCGGTGAAGTGCTGTGACTTCCAGCTGCTGGAACTCTGCCCCTGGATGACGAGTGTGCCGCCCTGGGTGCCGGTGTAGTTGGTGTCGGAGATGCTGGCCGCCACCGTGTAGCTGCCGAAGCCGGAGGGCGCGGTGGAGGATCCGTTGTAGGTGATGTTGACCGTCAGCCCCACAGGCGTGGTCACCGCAGTGACGGGCTTGGCTGCGCCATCGTAGACTTGAGTGAGGCCGCTGAGCGCGATACTGGCGGTGGCCTGTGCTACGTTCAGGGTGCCGTTGGCGGTGCCCTGATAGTTGGTGTCGTTGATCGTGGCGACAATAGGATAGCTGCCAGCGTTGGTGGGTGCGCTGGAAGAGCCGTTGTAAGTGTAGGTAACCGTAAGGCCATTAGGCGTCGTGGTGGAGGTGACGGTCCTGGCAGTGCCGTTGTAGGTCTGAGAAAGACTGCCAAGACTGATGCTACCGCTGGCTTTGGAGATGGTGAGTGTGCCGTTGGCGGTGCCCTGATAATTGGTGTCGTTGATGGTGGCGACAACAGGATAGCTGCCAGCGTTGGTGGGAGCAGTGGAGGAGCCGTTGTAAGTGTAGGTCACCGTGAGGCCGTTGGGTGTTGTCGTGGAGGTGACACTCTTGGCGGTGCCGTCGTAGGTTGGAGAAAGACTGCCAAGGCTCACTGTTGCAGTCGCTTTGGCGATGGTCATGCTGCCGGTGGCGGAGCCTTGGTAGTTGGTGTCATTGATGGTCCCCACCACCGTATAGGTTCCGGCGTTGGTGGGAGCAGTGGAAGAGCCGTTGTAGGTATAGGTGACTGTGAGGCCGCTAGGTGTGGTGGTGGACGTGGCGGTCTTGGCGGTGCCGTCGTAAGTGGGGGAAAGACCGCCTAAATTCACAGTGCCACTGAGTTTGGGCACGGTGATACTAAAACTCTGAGTGGTTGTGCCGTTGCTATTGGTGGCTGTTACGACTCCACTGTAGGTGCCTGCGGTGCTGCAGGTGCCGGAGATGACACCTGCAGAGCTTAGGGTCAGTCCCGCTGGCAGTGCTCCTGACGTGACAGAGAAAGTCGGCACAGGATAGCCGGTTGCAGTATAGGTGAAAGAATAAGCGGAGCCCACTGCACCATTGGCGCTAGGCGCTGCACTGGTAATGGAGGGGGCTTGATTCACGGTCACTGCAAAAGTCTGCGACACAGTGTTTCCATCCAGATCTGTTGCGGTGACGGTCACATTGCTCTGACCGCCAGCCACGCCATTGATCTGCAGGTTGGTGCCGCTGATGCTGGCGCTGACGGCTGAAGAGTTGGTGTTGCCGGTGACACTGTAACTCAGCACGGCCACGGGGGCAGCGGAGGTGATGGTGACCATCTTTGTCGTATCCATCGTGGAGCCACTGGTCACCGGCCAGTTGGTCAGCGAGGTGTTGGCGGTGCCGTCCACATTCACCGTGCTGCTTACTGTGGGCAGGGCTGCGATGGCGTTGGCTGTGGTCATGCCGCTGCCAGCCACACGCGCAAAAACGGTGAAGCCACCGTTTTGGTTGTCCAGGTTGCTGCTGTTGTCCGCCAGATTGACAAAAAACTGGTCTGTGGCGCTGTTGGGGTCAGAGCCCAGCTTGGCCATGGCCACAGTGCCTGTCAGGTTGGAGATGCCGGGCTCATTGGTGGGAGACGCGGTCGTGGTAATGGAGGTGAAATTGTTTGGCGATGACAGTACCTTGAAGCCCCCCCCTTGAATGACGAATCCGGGCACAGAGCGGTGAAACACAGCCCCGTTGTAGTTTCCGCTGTAGCTGGCGTTGTTGACGTAGCTGAGGAAATTCGTCACCGTGTTCGGTGTGGCGGTGTTGTAGAGAATGAAGTCCATGTTCCCCATGTTGGTGATGAGGCGCACGGCGGATTCAGAGTCGGGATCTGAAAATTTGTCTGTGAGGGAGATGGAGGTGTTGCCGCCGCTGGCCAGCGTCTGGCTGCTGATAGTGGTGCCGGTCAATGGCGCGGCAGGGGCTCGGATGATTCGAAGTTTGAGCGTGTTATTGGTGGTCCATCCGCTGCTAAACGTGGCCGTCATCGGGCAGCTGAACACGCCTGTCACCGTTGGTGTGCCGGAGACGAGCCCTGTGCTGCTGTTGAAAGTGAGGCCGGTGGGCAGGCCCGTGATGCTCCACGAAGTGCGCGAGGATGCCGTGCTGACGGTTGCTTGATAAGAGAAGGCCTGGTTGTAGGTGATAGGCTGGTAGGTGCGACTGGTGAAGCCGTCCTTGGTGGTTGTTGTAGCGGTGTTGCTGGCCGAGGAAAGGATGACTGAGGTGCTCTGATAGGCGGCATACACCTGGAAGTCATAGGCGGTGCCGGGGTTGAGGCCAGTTACGCTATACGAGGTTGCGTTTGCAGCCGTGTAGTTAAGCAAGGTATAGCTGCCTGTTCCGCTGCTGCGGTAATAGACCGCATAGCCACCCTCAGCGGCAGAGTTGTCCGTCCAAGCCAGGTTCACCGTGCTCTCAGAGGCGGTGGTGGCCGTGAGGCCGGTGGGCGCAAAGAAGGGTGTGGTGACAGACACCGTGTTGGAATAGGAAGTGTAGGCCGTGGGACTGGCGGACGTGCCCTGGAAGCCACGAATGCGGAACTGATAGGCCGTGCCCGGAGCCAGGCCGGGGAAGTTCACATTGGAGAGGCTGGCACCTGTGTTTCCTCCTGAGACGAAACCGGTGGAGGCGGGGTTGTATTCGTAGAAATAGCCCGCCTCGGAGTAGGAGTTGTCCACAACCGCGAAGCGCACGGTGGATTCATTAGTGATCGTGGTCGTGGCGATCACCGGCGTGCTGAAGGATGCGGGCGTGACGGTGATGGTATTGGTGTAGCTGGTGCTGTTGCCTGCGTTGAAGGCTCCGACGTAGGCGCATACCTGGAAGGTGTATGTGGTGCCGGCCGACAACGTGAGTCCGACGTATACAGTACCCTTACTGGCGCTGGTAGTAGAGGTCACCTGAAAGTGCTGTGTGCCACTGCCGTTTACCGTGTAGGCAAAGTCAAAACCGGTTTCATCGGTGGAGTTGTCGTCAAAGCTGAAATAGACAACACTCGCACTGTCTTGGACGGCTGCGCCGAGTGCGGCTGGAGCGCCATTGGGCACACCTGCGAAAGAGGGCGAAGCGCAAAAAAGCGCCAGAAAGCTGATGACGAGAAAGCGCAAACCCCGGAGGGAGAGAATGCTGGAGACCATGATTTGGAGGATTTTTGGGGGAGGGCGGCGAGAGTAACCGCAATGGCCCGACGGCGTCAATCACAGAGGGGCGGACCATGGTGGCGGTGCCCTCTACCTGACATCCCTGCGCGGCAAATGTTCACCACTTTGATGCTGAATAGGCTGAACCTTTAATATTCGGCACTCCCGACGGAAACCCCGGACGGCAGGAGCATGGAGCACTATCCCCAGGCAGAACTTGAAACCTTGAAGATATTTCCGGCCACGCTGCGCTGTGTGACGAAACTTTTACACGCCGAGCTAGGCCAGCACTTCGTGCAGCATCTGCTCGTCTTCCTGCAGCTCCTCCAGAATGAGCGCACGCAGGCGGCGTTTGGCGCGATGCAGGGCGGTGCGCAGGGAGCCTTTCATGGGCTGAGCTGCGCGGCAGCCTTTGACGATCTGGTCTTCCAGGCAGCTCCACACATCAGGATGCCCCTGGGCATGCAGCTCCGCACAGCAGGAGTGCAGCGCACGCTCGATCGCGCCACGGGCCCAGTCGCGGTCCATCTCGTGGTCCGGTGCGGGATGTGAGTCTGCCACGTCGATGTTTTCGCCATTTTCATCGCTGAGGGAAAAGCACACGGCACCGCCACCACGACGCTGCCGGGTGCGGTGCTGCCACCGCTTGATGAGGTGGGTGCGCAGTCGTGCAAACAGGAAGGCAGCCTGCTCTCCATGATCCACAATGGCGGCGGCGCGCTCGTGCTGGCCCTGGGCCACCAGTTTGGCAAAGAGCTCCTGCACAGCGTCCTCGGCGTCGTGCATCTCACAGCCGCGTGCCCTGGCAAAGGCGCAGAGCACCGGCCAGTGGCGGCGGTAAAGCTGAGAGGTGGCGGCGAGGGCGGAGGTATCGGTGGTGTAGCTGCTGCTGGTAGCGTGGTCTTCTCCGAGGTGCATGGCGTGCGTGGGTTGTTTCTTTGAAGCATTTGAGCCGCACGGCATGACGCCAGCCTGCGGCGGAACATTAATTGGCATTTATCTTCGTGCGCACTGCGCCGTGCCGGGTGAAACTCCCCGCAGATACTCCTTCCCCTCCCGGCATGAGCGCCCCGGCCAACACCCGCAGCTTCCGTACCCGCCTGGCCCTGCAGACCATCGTCGTCGCAGGCGCCTTGGTGGCGGGCTTTGGCACCGCTGCATGGTGGTATGCCAGCCGCACGCTGGAGCGCAGCGTGGACGACCGCATCATCGCCCCCGCTCAGCGTGTGTGGAACCGCATCGACCCCTACACCACAGATGCACAATTCAAGATGATCGCCGACCTTGTCTTCGGCACTTCCCCGGACCGTAATTCCACGCATGCCGCCCTCGTGGTACAGGAGCATGCGCAGGGTAAGACGCTTTTCGCAACGCCCAATGCGCCGAAAGATCTGGATGTGTATTTCCGCAGCTGCTTTCCCACGGCCGAGGAAATCCAGCGTGCGCCGCAGGGGCCGCATCCTGGAGGTGCAGGTGGCCCGCCCGGTCCTCCAGGGAGCAGGCGGCGCGAGCCCCCGCCGCCGCGCGGTGGCGGTGGGTTTGACGAGCTGCTTGGCACCCCTGGCTATGACCTCGGACGGCCGCCACCACCGGACGACGAACTGCCCTTCCGCCCGCAGATGCCCATGGTGCGGGAGCCCACCACTTTTACTGCTCGCTCCGGAGGCATCGACTGGCGTTTTGGCGCTTTCAGCAGCCCCAGCTACACCATCTTTGTGGGCCTCTCTCTCACCGACGTCTATGCTGAGATCAACCGCATGGCATGGTGGTACGTGAGCGCCGGTGCGCTGGGGCTGGCTCTGGCGGGCCTCGGTGCACTGTGGACCTCCAGGCAGGCCATGCGCCCGCTGGAGCGCGTGGTGGGGACCGCACAGCGTCTCACGGCCAGCGATCTCGCCGAACGCATCCCGCTGCAAAAGGATGACAACCGCGAATTCGCCCAGCTCATTGACGTGCTCAATGGCATGATGCAGCGCCTGGAGGCCAGCTTTCAGCAGGCCGTGCGCTTCACGGCAGACGCCTCCCACGAGCTCAAGACGCCGCTGGCCATCATGCTGGCGGATCTGGACGATGCCGTGCGCCATTCCACCCCTGGCAGCACTGAGCACGAGCGCTTTACCTCGCTCTTTCAGGAGGCCACACGCCTCAAGCAGATCACCCAGAGCCTGCTGCTTCTCTCTCAGGCAGACGCGGGCCGTCTGCCCACCCATCCAGAAACCTACGACCTCAGCACAGATCTTGAGCGCCTCATCGAGGACGGAGAAATTTTGTGCGAGCAGGCCGGGCTCAAGCTGGAGCACCACATCCAGCCCGGCATCTCGGTGCATGCAGATCGTGCGCTGCTGCAGCAGGTATTTCAAAATCTGCTCAGCAATGCAGTTAAGTACAACCGCCCCGGCGGCAGTGTCTCACTCAGCCTTTCACGCCAGGATGGGATGATGGTTTTCACCGCTCTCAACACCGGCCCCGGTATCCCTGCGGAAAATCAGCAGCGTCTTTTTGAGCGCTTCTTCCGTGGAGACAAAGCCCACACACGCCAAAAAGACGGCTTCGGTCTCGGCCTCAACATCGCCACCGAACTCGCCCGTGCCAACGGTGCCGACCTTCGTCTGGTGAGCTCGAAGGAGGACGAAACGATCTTCGAGGTTCGAATGCCTGCGCAGGCCGAGATGGTGGCGGCGTGATGCTAAATTGTCAGAGCCAAGTCTGCCCCGGTTATTTTTTGCCCATAATACCTGTGGCAGTCTTATTTTTAAATGCTGGTGCGGCAAGGATTTCCCACGTAGCCTCCGGGTTCTCGCGCCTTTGCATGACGCCAGGTTCAGCGGGCACGAGCCCTCGTTTTTTATTCGGCAGGCCCTGTGCTTCTTTCCAGGCATCCATCATGAAGTCGGCCATTCCCGCATACCATTCTAGATCAGGGTTAGGGTACATTTCCCCGTCTGCTAACTTCGCTTTATGATCAAGAGCTGATGTGATCGTAATCTGCATAAGCTTGCTGCCAGTCAGTCCAAAGACCATAAACCCTCTGATGCACAGGAGGTCGAATCCCCGAGGATTTTGAAAAAACAGCCCCGGCGTCCTGGCAATCACTGAAGTCCGGGAGATTCTATGCCAAAGCGCATCATGGGCAGTCTGAGAATCAGCATACTCGTGAAACTCAAAAAGGACGAGGGCTCTGACCTTCGAATCTTTTGGAAAGTCAATTTGGAAACCAGTGCGCATCGAGGAGGAATCCGTTCGAATAGCCTTAGAATCGTCAGCCGGTGCATTTGTTGCAGGCTTTACACTTGGATTAAAAAAGATGTTATAATCGCTTTGTGTGGGATGGAGGTTTGTTAACCGATCCGCCAGGACGGTTTGGAGATTTGCATAAGCATTGAAGCGAGCATCCTCTCCATGGATCAGTCGGGTGGAAAACAAGGCACCTACAATTACCAAAGTTAATTTGGCCGCCATGATCATGACTAGATTTTGTTTAAAAGGTGCCTGGATGCGAATGCTGCGTTCTTCGCCGCAATGAGGGTGGAAGGCTCTTTTCTTTACCGAAACAGCTTCGGCGTGAAGTCGGTGAGATACTGACGCCACACGGGCCAGGAATGATCTCCTGCGGTCTCGTGCCATTCGTGGTTGATGCCGCTGGACTTGAGCTTGTCGATGAGCTGATGATTGCGCTCCAGCAGGAAGTCTTTTTCTCCGCAGGCGATCCACAGCAGCTTCAGTTTTGCATTCGTGCCCGAGGCGTCATTGAGAGCGGGCTTGATTTCGTTTTCATCCACTGCGCCGCTGAAGGAGCCGATCCAGGCAAAGCGGTCGAGATTTGTCATGCCGATGCTCAGGGCCTGCCAGCCGCCCATGCTGAGGCCGGCGAGGGCGCGTTGCGTACGGTCTTTGGACACACGGTAGTGGCTTTCCACCAGAGGGATGGCATCGGTGAAGAGTTCGTCCTTGAAGGCGGCCAGAGAGAGTGCGCGGCGGTCGGCCATGTCCCGTGGCACCTGGCCGAGCGGGTGACCGTCGATCATGAGGATGATCATGGGCTGCGCTTTGCCTGCAGCGATGAGGTTGTCGAGAATCCAGTGTGCCTTGCCATGCTGCACCCAGGTCTCGTGGCGGTCGCCGGAGCCGTGCTGCAGCACAAAGAGCGGGTACTCTTTCGGTGCACCGGACTCATAGCCGGGCGGGGTGTACACCCAGGCACCGCGTTGTTTTTTGAGTGCCTTGGAGAGGTAGATGTGCTGATGCACGGTGCCGTGGGGCACCTCCTGAAAATCCCACGGCGCAGGCGGGCTGGCGGGAATGTGCAGGATGCTGGAGGTGGGGCTGCGCTGGGGCTTCTGTGCCGTGTTGGCGGGGTCGATCATGCTGAGCTCATCCATCACCAGGCTGTACTCCCAGACGCCTGCGGGCACGCTGGGCACCGCCAGAGTCCAGACGCCATCTTCGCCCTTGGTCATGGCCACGGTCTTGCGGTCCCACTGGCCTCTCACGGCCACGTTTTGAGCCTTGGGCGCACGCAGGCGGAAGGTCACGCTGCTGCCATCCTCCGCGATTTCGGGGGAGATGACGGGGCCGCTTTTCTGTGCCAGAGCGGCACAGTGGCAGGTGAAAAGAAACGCGAGGCTAAGGAGGTGCTTCATAGGAGACTCGATGCTGACATAACGGACAGTTAAAGGGAAGACTGGAATATGGATACCACAGTGAGAGGGGGGATATTGTTGAATAGGGGCGGCTGGTGGGCGTCCAACTCAAATAACAACCCACTGTGGTTATGAAAACAAAACTCCTCCTCCTCGTGGCGGCTGTGGTTGCCGCCACCTCTCTGAGCTCATGCTATGTGCCGGGCTACTACGGCTACAGCAACAACTACTACCGACCGTGGGGCTACTACGGCGGGTACGGCATCTACAACAACTACTACGGCCGCCCTGGCTACGCTTACGGCGGCTATCGCGGGCCTTACTTTGGCCGCCCTGCCTACGGCGGTTATCGGCCAGGCTTTGGTGGCTACCATGGTGGCTTTGCCCACACGGGTGGTTTCCACGGCGGCTATCATGGCGGTGGTTTCCACGGCTGGCACCACTGATGCAAATGGCTGCAAGCAGATCATCCCCGGCACTAGGGGCATGATCTGTCCGATCTCACATGCCGCATGCACTCATGCGGCATGTGCTTTTTTCGCAGGTGCGTTTGAGCCAGTTCAGGTGCCGCAGAAGGTCTGATACTCGCCGGGACCAACGCCTGAGGGAGTGGTGTACTCGGCGGGCAGCGTGCGGCTGTGATCAAACGGCCGCGCCAGCACCTCAAGCAAGTGGTGCATGGGAGTCAGATCATCGCGCTCTGAGGCCGCTGCCAGCGCCTCCTCTACCTTGTGATTGCGCGGGATGACAACCGGATTGTGCGCTTGCATGCACTGCTGCACCTCGTCTGCAGACTGGGGCTGTCGGCCCAAT
This genomic window contains:
- a CDS encoding MlaE family ABC transporter permease yields the protein MEFPTGPLTLAGRTFLHFLVYLGQLTSLMKELSIAVRSGVWRLRLVAQQIVSIGYGSQAVVIVTGAFTGAVFTFQSYAKFKDFGFETTVGAVVSVALCRELGPVLAGLMVAGRVGAAMAADIGTMKVTEQVDALRVMGVHPVDYLVLPRFLAMMVSMPFLVAESISFGLFASYLVTSFGYDMPSAWYLTHMLDHTNMEDLSIGMIKGFVFGMLITLISCHQGLNAENGAVGVGAGTTRAVVISSLVMLIVNFFLSILLNYVFPIGTV
- a CDS encoding ABC transporter ATP-binding protein; this encodes MAESSSNMTKPAPAESGRAFIELINVSKRFGSQVVLDNVNLSLQHGETLCIIGPSGEGKTVTLKHIIGLLKPDSGDIYVDGMHVNRLKEREMAPIRQKVSMLFQGGALFDNLTVEQNVAFPLLEHGLRDREEIDRRVRAALQAVDLDEHRFKYPTSLSGGMRKRTGIARAIIDRSECILYDEPNSGLDPIGSDIIDQMILRMQRRYKVTSVIVTHDMRSIFKIANRVAMLYRGQIRFLGTPQELRDSQDQIVQDFINGRSDVTG
- a CDS encoding MlaD family protein — its product is MIDSDKKTEMLVGLFMFVGLLLLGGLILMFGRVREVFKDTYHLRVAFPNAAGIKEGSPIFLGGSRVGKVDKKPQLNDTFTGVILDLELFKDVMIPADASFAIGSAGLMGDALVEIKPTGKQTSAFLPHDLDKVIEGEKGGGLNDLQSQAEKVGKKVDVVLDDVRTALKDVQGAMGKVNKEALSDTTIQHFKEGIEHLNNTLKRVDEKVLGDENSLALKTALADFKAAAASFKVAAKNVEESSAKLGPMLDKLDPAIAKADKVMTTADESLQSIKKAADSFALAASNITTGKGLLGALMNDERLMTDFRDLIYNFKVNGPLWYKDTAERLRAEEAKKLHPEESQPKRGIFR
- a CDS encoding MBG domain-containing protein — protein: MVSSILSLRGLRFLVISFLALFCASPSFAGVPNGAPAALGAAVQDSASVVYFSFDDNSTDETGFDFAYTVNGSGTQHFQVTSTTSASKGTVYVGLTLSAGTTYTFQVCAYVGAFNAGNSTSYTNTITVTPASFSTPVIATTTITNESTVRFAVVDNSYSEAGYFYEYNPASTGFVSGGNTGASLSNVNFPGLAPGTAYQFRIRGFQGTSASPTAYTSYSNTVSVTTPFFAPTGLTATTASESTVNLAWTDNSAAEGGYAVYYRSSGTGSYTLLNYTAANATSYSVTGLNPGTAYDFQVYAAYQSTSVILSSASNTATTTTKDGFTSRTYQPITYNQAFSYQATVSTASSRTSWSITGLPTGLTFNSSTGLVSGTPTVTGVFSCPMTATFSSGWTTNNTLKLRIIRAPAAPLTGTTISSQTLASGGNTSISLTDKFSDPDSESAVRLITNMGNMDFILYNTATPNTVTNFLSYVNNASYSGNYNGAVFHRSVPGFVIQGGGFKVLSSPNNFTSITTTASPTNEPGISNLTGTVAMAKLGSDPNSATDQFFVNLADNSSNLDNQNGGFTVFARVAGSGMTTANAIAALPTVSSTVNVDGTANTSLTNWPVTSGSTMDTTKMVTITSAAPVAVLSYSVTGNTNSSAVSASISGTNLQINGVAGGQSNVTVTATDLDGNTVSQTFAVTVNQAPSITSAAPSANGAVGSAYSFTYTATGYPVPTFSVTSGALPAGLTLSSAGVISGTCSTAGTYSGVVTATNSNGTTTQSFSITVPKLSGTVNLGGLSPTYDGTAKTATSTTTPSGLTVTYTYNGSSTAPTNAGTYTVVGTINDTNYQGSATGSMTIAKATATVSLGSLSPTYDGTAKSVTSTTTPNGLTVTYTYNGSSTAPTNAGSYPVVATINDTNYQGTANGTLTISKASGSISLGSLSQTYNGTARTVTSTTTPNGLTVTYTYNGSSSAPTNAGSYPIVATINDTNYQGTANGTLNVAQATASIALSGLTQVYDGAAKPVTAVTTPVGLTVNITYNGSSTAPSGFGSYTVAASISDTNYTGTQGGTLVIQGQSSSSWKSQHFTAGQISAGLSADNADPDGDGVKNLAEYAMGTDPLARNTPPQPTVDANGLTLIFTRPKALPDVTYSAESTDSFGSWNPVTLEVITDGPVQTVRARDTLSSGNTTRRFMRLIFGTP
- a CDS encoding RNA polymerase sigma factor is translated as MHLGEDHATSSSYTTDTSALAATSQLYRRHWPVLCAFARARGCEMHDAEDAVQELFAKLVAQGQHERAAAIVDHGEQAAFLFARLRTHLIKRWQHRTRQRRGGGAVCFSLSDENGENIDVADSHPAPDHEMDRDWARGAIERALHSCCAELHAQGHPDVWSCLEDQIVKGCRAAQPMKGSLRTALHRAKRRLRALILEELQEDEQMLHEVLA
- a CDS encoding sensor histidine kinase; the encoded protein is MSAPANTRSFRTRLALQTIVVAGALVAGFGTAAWWYASRTLERSVDDRIIAPAQRVWNRIDPYTTDAQFKMIADLVFGTSPDRNSTHAALVVQEHAQGKTLFATPNAPKDLDVYFRSCFPTAEEIQRAPQGPHPGGAGGPPGPPGSRRREPPPPRGGGGFDELLGTPGYDLGRPPPPDDELPFRPQMPMVREPTTFTARSGGIDWRFGAFSSPSYTIFVGLSLTDVYAEINRMAWWYVSAGALGLALAGLGALWTSRQAMRPLERVVGTAQRLTASDLAERIPLQKDDNREFAQLIDVLNGMMQRLEASFQQAVRFTADASHELKTPLAIMLADLDDAVRHSTPGSTEHERFTSLFQEATRLKQITQSLLLLSQADAGRLPTHPETYDLSTDLERLIEDGEILCEQAGLKLEHHIQPGISVHADRALLQQVFQNLLSNAVKYNRPGGSVSLSLSRQDGMMVFTALNTGPGIPAENQQRLFERFFRGDKAHTRQKDGFGLGLNIATELARANGADLRLVSSKEDETIFEVRMPAQAEMVAA